In Oncorhynchus keta strain PuntledgeMale-10-30-2019 chromosome 19, Oket_V2, whole genome shotgun sequence, a single genomic region encodes these proteins:
- the LOC127909576 gene encoding dolichyl-diphosphooligosaccharide--protein glycosyltransferase subunit 4: protein MVTDVQLAIFANMLGVSLFLLVVLYHYVAVNNPKKLE from the coding sequence atggtgactGACGTGCAGCTGGCCATCTTTGCCAACATGTTGGGTGTGTCTCTGTTCCTGCTGGTGgttctatatcactatgtagctGTCAACAACCCCAAGAAACTGGAGTAG